From Clostridium sp. SY8519:
GTTCGGATGTTCTGGGTGTTTATCCTCTGTTTCCGGATAATACATGTCGTTTCCTTGTTTTTGATTTTGATAATCATGATAAAGGTGCGTATAAGAATGATGATGCCAATTCGGATGAGTTGTGGAAAAGTGAAGTAGATGCTCTGCGCCGAATATGCGAGATAAATAATATCGATATACTTGTCGAACGATCAAGGTCTGGCAGAGGTGCTCATTTATGGATTTTTTTCAAAGGAGCAGTACAGGCATCACTCGCCCGTGCATTTGGTTATGCATTATTGGATTGCGGTGCATCATCAATAAACCTTCCATCATTTCGTTATTATGACCGGATGTATCCGTCACAGGATGTATTAAGTAAGCTTGGAAATCTTGTGGCATTACCATTGCAGGGAAGAGCATTAAAACAAGGAAACAGTGCGTTTGTTGACCATGCCTGGAATGCATATCCTGATCAATGGAAGCGGCTTCGATCGGTCAAGAAGTTGTCTGCAGAAGAATTAATGAGTTTTTTGAATAAGCGGGGCATGGAGTCACCAATAGAACTGAGTTCAACGAAATATGGGAGAAACAATCGTCAAATCAGACCTTGGAGAAATGAAGAAGGATTTCATGCAAATGATGTCGTAGGAGAACTCCATATTGTACTGGATAATGGGGTATATGTGGACACCTTGAATCTGCTCCCGCGTCTTCAAAATCAGTTGAAAGGACTGGCAACGATCGACAATCCTGAGTTTTATAAAAACAAAGCGATTGGGCGATCTAATTATTACAATTTGCGTACAATATCTTTGTGGGCTGAAACAAATGGTTATATTAAAATACCGCGTGGTTTATTAGATAAGATTATTGATAAAGCAACAGATAGCAATATACGCTGTGAGATTATTGACAAGAGACATTACGGGGAACCAATCCGTGTACATTTTAAAGGAGAACTCAGAGAACAGCAGGAGTTTGCTGCGGCAAAATTAGAACGCTATGAAAATGGGGTGCTCAGTGCACCGACGGCATTTGGCAAAACCGTTCTGGCTGCGTATTTAATATCGAGGCATAAGGTCAATACGCTCATTCTTCTTGATAAAACGGATCTGATTCCGCAATGGATCAGTGAATTTGAAAAGTTTCTCGATATTGATGAAAAACCTCCTGTGTATTACACAAAGACAGGAAGGAAAAAATGCAGAGATAGTGTGATCGGAACATTAAAAGCTGGTCAGGATAAGACGACCGGGATCATAGATTTTGCATTGATCGGCTCTGCATATCATAAAGGAGTTTTTTTTGAAAATATAGATTCCTATGGCATGGTTTTGATAGACGAATGTCACCATATTGCATCGGCCCAGGGAAAAGCACTCATGCAGAGGATTCGAGCAAAATATGTTTATGGACTTTCTGCTACCCCAAATAGAAGTGATCGACTGGATGATATCATTTTTATGCTTTTGGGACCGGTGAGACATAAGTATACGGCGCGAGAACAAGCTGATGAGCAAGGATTGGATAGATATGTGATCCCTCGATTTACAAGAGTTGTCAACATTTCCGGCGAACACCTGGATATCCATAAGGCAGATGGTTTGATTGCGGATAGTGCTATTCGTAATGAGCAGATTATTAGGGATACGGAAAATGCAATTGCAGATGGCAGAACACCGGTGATACTCACGAAACTAAAACGTCATGCAGAAACACTAGCAAAACAATTAAACGGGAAAGCAGATCATGTTTTTCTGATTTATGGTGGCCAAACAGAGAAACAAAATCAGGAAATAAAAAATAAAATGTTATCAGTGCCACAATCAGAGACATTGATTCTGATTGCGACTGGTCAGAAGATAGGGGAAGGTTTTAATTTCCCGAGATTAGATACATTAATGTTGGCTGCACCAGTTAAATTTGAGGGCAGGTTGGTCCAATATGTCGGAAGGTTGAATCGCGTTTATTCCGGGAAACAGGATGTCTTGGTATATGATTATGTTGACACGCATATTGGATTCTTTGATCGACAATATAAAAGTCGGCTGGCGGCATATAGAAAACTTGGATATAAGATATTGTCAGAATCAGCAAAACAAATATTACAAGTAAATGCTATTTATGATAGACGCGATTATTCACAAACATTCGAAAGAGATTTGGCATACGCTAATACAGAAATTGTAATTGCCAGTCCCGGATTACGGCGAAATAAAGTGGAGCGCTTTATTGCCCTGGCGAAACCAAGGCAGGAGGCGGGTGTTTCTGTTACAGTGATTACTTTAGATCCGGATAGTGCCGGATACGATGACGTGATAGAATTAAATATCCTTATTGATGAATTGCGAAAAAATGGAATCATTGTTAGGATGACAGAAGAGGAAAGTGAACACTATGCAGTGATTGATAATCGGGTTGTCTGGCATGGAGGGATAAATCTTCTTGGAAAAGCGGATGCTTGGGATAATCTTATCCGTGTGGAAAATGAACAGGCAGCATCTGAGTTGCTTGAGATGTCGGAAATGGTGTTGTCATAGAAAAAGCTTGGGTCCCCAATTGGGTCCCCTGAAGAATGAGTATCCTGAAACCCGCTTCCTTTCTGCGTTTCAGACGAGGGGGGGTATTCGAGTCCCGTCTCGCGCTCTCTATGAAGGATCATCCAAAAGGATGGTCCTTTTTTGTGCTCAGAGCCCGCAAAGCTAGTATTTTCAACGGTTTGCGGGCTTTTGCCGTGTTTGAGAAATGATGGAAAATCAGGTAAAAAACAATGGCAGAATATATATACGGGAAACGGGCCTGTCTCGTTCCTGTGGTTAATATGGCGAAAACCCAGTGTTTATGCGGGGTTGAACGACTTCAGAAAGTGAGAAAAGATGAATGCCTTTTTAAAGAATAAAAAGATTTCTTTCTGGCCTGAAGGTATAAGGGAATCAGAATACATGAAGGTAGATTTTTAGTATAAATCAGTAATTTCAAAGGAATATGTGAAGGAAAAGGTGCTGAAGAGTGAGTCAGTAATTTTATGAAATCATATTGACTCAAATTTTGGATAGGTTATTATAGAGTTAGATTTGGGCTGACCGAAAGGTCTTTGGCCCACCGGCTGGCGGGGATTTACCCCGCCAGCTTCTTTTATTGATGAGGATTAATTTCTTTATGAAGCTCGTGGATGTATGTCCAGATGGAAACTGCTACAACCTTTTAACCGGAGGCCGACGTGGTAGATATCTTAAGAATGGCAGGAATATTCCTATGCCACTGACTCCTGGTGAGATCAATGAGTATCAGATTGAATTGCATGCAACAAGCTGCACGTTCAAAAAGGGTCATCGGATCCGGGTAGAGGTTTGCAGTTCTGATGCGATGAACTTCGACATTAATCCAAATGTATTTATCGATTTAAACAAAGCAAAGCTGGAGGATTATGTGACAGCGGCACAGACAATTTACCATGACGCAGAACATCCGTCCTTTATCGAACAGCCGATCATTCCGGCCGATAGGAAACGGAAGTGGATTGAAGTAAAAGATTTCCCGTTCCGTTCATCGATTTCCGGTTTTGATTATGTGCTCACAGCTGCCGGTGCGGTGAGTGTCAGCGCTCCGGTTGAAAAGGATCGTGCAGATCTGTCGTGTACAACACCTCAGAAACCGAGCGAGCATGCAGAAGTTAAGACTGGAGAGAATGCAATTAAATTCTAGATGTCATAGGAAAGGAGACAATATGTTTCAATTCACAGAAGACCAGTTGGCGATCCAGAAAGTGATGAAATAGCCAAAGCGTTGACGGTTATGGAAGAGGCACAGGCCTGCGCCTCTACAGCAGAGATCCTGGATGTACATTATTTGTCTACCGATATCAACATGCGAAAAGGAATTGAGGGAGCAGAAAGGATTGTATCTTCCACAGGCGGCAGAAGGAAAGCTTGGCGGATTTGCTCTGACCGAACCGGGAGCAGGTTCAGATGCCGGCGGGTTAAAAACCAAGGCTGTAAAGGATGGGAATGGACGAATGAGCAGACTACTTACATTACTTCTGCTGTATAAAAAGCGGCATACTCATATAAGATAGACGGGTTACGAAACCTGAGAAAGTGGTAAAAGAGTATCAGGAGTATCTCGGAAAGATATTAGAAAGGTATTGAAGTGATTGTTGAAAATACTATTATGCAACGATATAATGAAATCAAAACAAAGTGAAGGAAGTCCCATGTATACGATTAACGATTTTCGAGTTTTAAACAATCCTGAGAATATAATTTTGACTCAGCATAGTAGAAGACGTTTTGCCGAAAGAAATATAAGTATTGATGATATCTGCAGCACAATAAATTCGGGAGAAATAATCGAACAGTATTCTGATGATCATCCGTTTCCGAGTTGTTTGATAATGGGTATGTCTAATGATAGGATTATTCACATATGTGCAAGCATTGATGATGAAATGATATATCTGATTACAGCTTATATACCGAATCCTGAAAAATGGGAATCAGACTGGAAAACGAGAAGGAATTAGTCGAGAGGAGACCTACTATGAAATGTATGAAGTGCGGAAAAGATGCATATAAAGATACGACAACTGAAGCAATTGAATTAGGTTTTGGAGTTTTGGTTATCAGAAATATTCCGTGTTATAAATGTGATGAATGTGATGATATTTTCTATACAGGAGATGTGGTAAAGAAAATTGAACAGTTGACAGAATCAGTAAAAAAACTCATGCAGGAATTAACTGTTATTGATTATGCAAAGGTAGCATAGAAGACAGGATATCCAGGGTATATAGTGCTTCGGAAACCTGCTTCCTTTCTGGGTTTGCGGACACGGTGAGTTTTCGAGTCCCGTCTCGCGCTCTCTATGAAGGATCATCCAAAAGGATGGTCCTTTTTATTTTTTAATCTGCAAAGCCGGTGTTTTCAAAGGCCGGCATCTGTTTCTTCAATGCCGATTCTGTTCCTGCAGCAGATGATGTCTACGACAGTTTTTTCAATATCGAAAGAAATACGTTATCACCTTCACGGACTTCGGTAACGCCAAGGTCCATGCGGACAGGGGCGAAGTAGAATATCTTTATTTTCGGCCAGTCCGGCAGAAAATTGGTCAGTTCATTCGGCAATTATATTCATCAGCCGAATTTAATTAAAACAATTCAAAGCCGCTTTGCGAAGAATTAAAACTATATTCAAGCTTTTGTAAAGAAGGATTCACGAACGCTTAATTGCAATCGGCAAAGACAGGAATATAATAAATATATAAAGTTTTTCCGTAGTTCAAACTGGAGCCAGAAAGGGGAACACTGAACATGAAAAGAAAAGGCGTGACAAGATATGCGGCAGTCGCACTGAGCGGAATCCTGGCAGCATCGATGGCGGTACCGGTACAGGCGTTCGCGGGAAGCAGGCCTTTGAAGACGATCAAAACCATCAAGTCCTATGATATTACAGGGAACGGAAAGAAGGACACGATCCGGGTGAAAGCCCGGAAGGACATAAATGGCTGTTATCAGGACGTGACTGTTTACGTCAATGGAAAGAAAAAATACAGCAGTCCGGTATTTGGCTGCAGCTGGTCAGTGAAAGTCAGTGCCTTCCGTTTGAAAAATAAAAAGGTTTTTCTGGCCATTGACGCAAAGCAGGACAATGACGGGCATGCCTGCCGTGTGCTGCAGTACAAAAAGGGAAAATTACATTCCGTGCTGAATGGGTACAAAGTGGTTTCCATCAAGGGAAGTGATGCCGGAGATGCGGTTTATACCGGGAAAAAAGGAAACACGGTGACGATGCGTGCGGCAGTCATGAGTCCTACGATCGGGAATTATAC
This genomic window contains:
- a CDS encoding CocE/NonD family hydrolase; the encoded protein is MKLVDVCPDGNCYNLLTGGRRGRYLKNGRNIPMPLTPGEINEYQIELHATSCTFKKGHRIRVEVCSSDAMNFDINPNVFIDLNKAKLEDYVTAAQTIYHDAEHPSFIEQPIIPADRKRKWIEVKDFPFRSSISGFDYVLTAAGAVSVSAPVEKDRADLSCTTPQKPSEHAEVKTGENAIKF
- a CDS encoding DUF4258 domain-containing protein, whose product is MYTINDFRVLNNPENIILTQHSRRRFAERNISIDDICSTINSGEIIEQYSDDHPFPSCLIMGMSNDRIIHICASIDDEMIYLITAYIPNPEKWESDWKTRRN
- a CDS encoding YgiT-type zinc finger protein, encoding MKCMKCGKDAYKDTTTEAIELGFGVLVIRNIPCYKCDECDDIFYTGDVVKKIEQLTESVKKLMQELTVIDYAKVA
- a CDS encoding DEAD/DEAH box helicase family protein, with amino-acid sequence MRIDEHNLDSLRRIIRDLQQENESLKALLKQNQIPFEDQEILEEQPIPDEYDEDQGARILPIRPTEDMAKEFYSYFWGRTDVYAKRGKNGGYFPQCASRWNNPLCPKARDAKVFCDEDCQYKEWKRLEPWMIMYHLQGRKEDCSDVLGVYPLFPDNTCRFLVFDFDNHDKGAYKNDDANSDELWKSEVDALRRICEINNIDILVERSRSGRGAHLWIFFKGAVQASLARAFGYALLDCGASSINLPSFRYYDRMYPSQDVLSKLGNLVALPLQGRALKQGNSAFVDHAWNAYPDQWKRLRSVKKLSAEELMSFLNKRGMESPIELSSTKYGRNNRQIRPWRNEEGFHANDVVGELHIVLDNGVYVDTLNLLPRLQNQLKGLATIDNPEFYKNKAIGRSNYYNLRTISLWAETNGYIKIPRGLLDKIIDKATDSNIRCEIIDKRHYGEPIRVHFKGELREQQEFAAAKLERYENGVLSAPTAFGKTVLAAYLISRHKVNTLILLDKTDLIPQWISEFEKFLDIDEKPPVYYTKTGRKKCRDSVIGTLKAGQDKTTGIIDFALIGSAYHKGVFFENIDSYGMVLIDECHHIASAQGKALMQRIRAKYVYGLSATPNRSDRLDDIIFMLLGPVRHKYTAREQADEQGLDRYVIPRFTRVVNISGEHLDIHKADGLIADSAIRNEQIIRDTENAIADGRTPVILTKLKRHAETLAKQLNGKADHVFLIYGGQTEKQNQEIKNKMLSVPQSETLILIATGQKIGEGFNFPRLDTLMLAAPVKFEGRLVQYVGRLNRVYSGKQDVLVYDYVDTHIGFFDRQYKSRLAAYRKLGYKILSESAKQILQVNAIYDRRDYSQTFERDLAYANTEIVIASPGLRRNKVERFIALAKPRQEAGVSVTVITLDPDSAGYDDVIELNILIDELRKNGIIVRMTEEESEHYAVIDNRVVWHGGINLLGKADAWDNLIRVENEQAASELLEMSEMVLS